Proteins found in one Maridesulfovibrio sp. genomic segment:
- a CDS encoding MarR family winged helix-turn-helix transcriptional regulator, producing MNNAALIISMATLQSNLLKKIDLQLSVHGISFTEFLILYHLSKASKMTMRRIDLAESVGLSASGVTRLVNPMEKNHLVQKKSNPRDARVSLVELSETGANLFKDAWSSFQLIADSILKPLNDKQTETLSVLIDKLQ from the coding sequence ATGAATAACGCAGCACTCATTATATCCATGGCTACTCTTCAATCAAATTTATTGAAGAAAATAGACCTACAGCTATCCGTACACGGAATAAGTTTTACCGAATTCCTCATCTTGTACCATCTTAGTAAGGCATCAAAGATGACAATGCGACGAATCGATTTGGCTGAAAGTGTCGGCTTGAGCGCCTCTGGAGTGACACGGCTTGTGAACCCGATGGAAAAGAACCACTTGGTCCAAAAGAAAAGCAACCCGCGTGACGCTCGAGTCAGTCTTGTCGAACTTTCAGAAACAGGAGCCAATCTCTTCAAGGATGCATGGAGCAGCTTTCAACTTATAGCCGATTCCATCCTTAAGCCGCTCAATGACAAACAAACTGAAACACTCTCAGTGCTTATTGATAAGCTGCAGTAA